The following DNA comes from Shinella zoogloeoides.
ACGGGAGGAGGAGGGCGGCAAGGCCGGAAAGCTGCGGATTCATGGACGCTCCTTGCGAATCTCAGGTCCTTCGCAAGCACCCATGGTGCGGCTATCATGGTTAACGAAGCGCTAAGCGATGCCTGCCGCTTCCGGCGGGCGGAACCATCCGGGCCGTTTTGCGTTTCAGCATCAAAGCCTTGCGCTTTGCGCGCGGCAATCGATCCGGGAGAAATGCCATGAGACTTACAAGCAAATGCCTCGTCGTCGCCATTTCCGCCCTCTTTGCGGCAACGCCTGTCGTGCCGGCTGGGGCCATGCCGCTGCCGGTGGTGAAGGTGCAGCCGGCCGACGACGGCGCTAGTGTGGTCCAGCGCGTCGCAGACCGGCGCTACTGGCGCAAGTGGCGGAATTCGGGCGGCCAAAACTGGAATCGCCATGACCGTAGCGGGTACGGGCCGCGCCATGACCGCAGTGGATACGGCCCGCGCCATAACCGCTATGATCGGGGCCGCTACTATCGTCATGGCCCACGCTACGGCTATTACCGCCACCGCCATCACAGCGATGCCTGGGTTCCCTTCGCCATGATGGGTATGGGCGCCATGATCGGTAGCGCGGTGGCGAACGACCGTGGCTACTATCGCGGCGGCAGCTCGCATGTGCGCTGGTGCGCCAACCGCTACCGCTCGTACCGGGCCTATGACAACACGTTCCAGCCCTATCACGGGCCGCGCCGCCAGTGCATCTCGCCCTATCGCTGAGGTTCCGTCTTCAAGATGTCCGATGGCGTTGCGGCACGCAAACGGGTCGACCGGCTCCTCGCCGGCCGGCCCGTTTCTCTTCGGGAATATGTTGTCGAATATTGACGTTTACGTAAAAATCAATAATCTTCCAGCCAGCAAGCGGCGCCCATGGTTCGGGCGCGATGGAGGAGGATAGAGATGTACAAGGCGCCGGTCGAGGAGATTGCGTTCACGCTGAAGCATGTGGCGGGACTCACCCCGGCGCTGGAAGGCGGCCATCTCGGCGACCTCACGGACGATCTCGTCGACGCCATCCTCTCCGAAGCCGGCCGTTTCGCCACCGAGGAAGTGGCGCCGCTCGCCGAGATCGGCGACAGGCAGGGCGCCCGCCTTGCCGACGGCGCGGTGAAAATGCCCGACGGCTGGCCAGCGCTCTACAAGGCCTGGGCGGAAGGCGGCTGGAATTCGCTGACGGCCTCCCCCGATTTCGGCGGGCAGGGGCTTCCCCACATGCTGCATGTCGCCGCGCTCGAAATGTGGAACGGCGGCTCCATGGCTTTCGCCATCGGCCCGACGCTGACCATCGGCGCCGTCGAGGCGCTGGCGGCCCACGGCTCCGACCATCTCAGGCGCACCTATCTGCCGAAGATGATCTCGGGCGAGTGGATGGGCTCGATGAACCTCACCGAGCCGCATGCCGGCTCCGATCTCGGCGTCATGAAGACCCGCGCCGAGCGCCGCGCCGACGGCACCTACCGCCTCTTCGGCCAGAAGATCTTCATCACCTATGGCGAGCACGACTTCACCGACAATATCGTGCATCTCGTCCTCGCCCGCCTGCCGGATGCGCCGGCCGGCACGCGTGGCATCTCGCTCTTCCTCGTGCCGAAATTCCTCGTCGATGAGGACGGGTCGCTCGGCGCGCGCAACGACGCCTATTGCCATTCCATCGAGCACAAGCTCGGCATTCATGGCTCGCCGACCTGCACCATGATCTACGGTGACGGCCGCTTCGGCGACGAGCCGGGGGCCATCGGCTGGCTCATCGGCGAGGAGAACCGTGGCCTTGCCTGCATGTTCACCATGATGAACAACGCCCGCCTTGCCGTTGGCATGCAGGGTGTGGCGATCGCCGATGCCGCGACGCAGAAGGCCATCGCCTATGCGAAGGAGCGCACGCAGGGCAAGGCGCCCGGCTGGCAGGGTTCTGGCATGAGTCCGATCATCGAACATCCGGATGTCGCCCGCATGCTCCTGACCATGAAGGTGCTGACGCAGGGCGCCCGCGCCATCACCTATGCCTGCGCCCATGCCGTCGACATGGCGCATGGCGATGAGGCGCAGCACTGGGCGGAGCGCGCGAGCCTCCTCACCCCCATCGCCAAGAGCTTTGCCACCGATGCCGGCGTCGATGTCGCCTCGCTCGGCGTGCAGGTGCATGGCGGCATGGGTTTCATCGAGGAGACGGGCGCGGCGCGGCTCTACCGCGACGCCCGCATCGCGCCGATCTACGAGGGCACCAACGGCATTCAGGCCATCGATCTCGTCACGCGCAAGCTGCCGCTTTCGGATGGCAGCCACGTGCGCGGCTTCATCGCCGAACTGCACGCGATCGCGGCAAAGGCAAGCGCCGCGAATGCGCCGCAACTCGGCGAGACGGGCGCGCGCCTCGAGGCCGCCATCGCCGATCTAGAAGCCGCCACGGAATGGCTGCTCGCGACACTCGCCGAGGGCCGGCAGGCCGAAGCGCTTGCCGGCGCGACGCCCTACCAGCGCCTCTTCGGCCTCGTGCTCACCGGCGCCTACCTCGCCAAGGGCGCGCTCGCCGATGGCGGCGACGGCCGCAACGCCGAACGCGCCGCGCTCTGCCGCTTCGCCGCGGAGAATGTCATCGGCGAGACGGCGGCGCTGAAGGACCGGGTGATGTCCGGTGCCGCGAGCCTGGAAGCAGCGCGGGTGGTTCTGGAATAAGACCCCTCCCCAACCCCTCCCCACAAGGGGGAGGGGCTTAATGTGCCGCCCCGGTGGCAATCATTTTGGAACGGTGGGCAAGCTTCTATCTGTCTCTCCCTTGTGGGGAGATGCCGGCAGGCAAAGGGGGGATTGCAACCGAATAAAGGACCCACGTCGATGACCGACCATATCCTGATCGAGCGCCCGGAAAGCGCCCCCGGGGTGCAGGTGATCCGCCTCAACCGGGCGGAAAAGAAGAACGCCATCACCCGCGCCATGTACCAGGCGATGACCGATGCGCTGAGGCCGGGCGATGCGGACGACGGCGTGCGTGCGACCGTCTTTCTCGGCTCCGCAGGTTGCTTTTCAGCCGGCAACGACCTCAACGACTTCATGGCCTTCGCCATGAGCGGCACGATGGGCCGCGAGGTGATCGATTTCCTCCACGCGCTCGCCGCCCACGGCAAGCCGCTGGTCTCCGGCGTCGATGGCCTTGCCATCGGCATCGGCACGACCATCCATCTGCATTGCGACCTCACCTATGCCTCCATCCGCACGGAATTCAGGACGCCCTTCGTGGACCTCGCCCTCGTGCCGGAAGCCGCCTCCAGCCTCCTTGCCCCGCGCCTGATGGGCCACCAGCGCGCCTTCGCGCTGCTGGCCGCCGGCGAAGGCTTTTCGGCGGCCACCGCAAAAGATGCCGGCCTCGTTTATGCAGTCGTGGAGCCGGCCGCCGTGGAGAACGAGGCGCTTGCCGCCGCACGACGCCTTGCCGCCAAGCCGCCGAAGGCTCTTGCCATCGCCCGCAGTCTCATCCGCGGCGACCGGGCGGAGGTCGCAGCGCGGATCGACGAGGAGGCGGACCATTTCGCCGCGCAACTGAAGAGTCCCGAGGCGCGCGCCGCCTTCGAGGCCTTCATGGCGCGGGGCAAAGGATAGGCGTCCCCCATTTGTGGTCCGTCAATTTTAAGAGGACCTTAAACACGTTTTCCTATGGTGCGGCATTCTCCCGGCGATCCAGCCGGCTGCCGCATGATGCGGTCGACCTCGCCTCCGGCATGCCGTTCAGCATAGCGCCGGCGCTTTTGCGCCGGCGATCGGAAGGAACACTGCTACCGTGTCCAGACGCTCCAATCTCATGACGCGCATCCTTGTCGTCGCGTCCCTCGTCGTCATCGCCGCGTTCACCGGCTTTTCACTCTATATCGACAGCCTGCAGCGCTCCGTGCTGACGAAATCCGTCGAGGAGAGCATCGACAGTTCCGGCAAGCAGGCCGCCCAGAGCATCGCCAACTGGCTGAACGGCCGCGTGGCGCTGACCGAAATGGCCGCCAACGCGGCCGCGAAATCCACCGACCCGGCCGGCACCGAAGCCGTTCTGGACAACGAGGTCCTGAGCAGCCAGTTCATCTCCACCTATGTCGGCGACGAGGCGGGCGTCTTCACGCAATGGCCGAAGTCGGACATGCCGGAAGGCTACGATCCGCGCCAGCGGCCTTGGTATCAGGATGCCGTCAAGGCGAATGGCGGCGTGCTGACCGAGCCCTATGTCGACGCCTCCACCAGCGATCTCGTCATCACCGCGGCGGTTCCCGTCAAGCGCGACGGCAAGCTCGTCGGCGTCGCCGGCAGCGATTTCTCGCTGAAGTCCCTCGTCGACATGGTCAATTCGGTCGATCTCGGCGGCGCGGGCTTTGCCTTCCTCGTCAGCAAGGACGGCCAGATCCTCGTGCACAAGAACCAGGCGCTCGTCACCAAGACGCTCGCAGATGCCTTCCCCGAAGCGACGCCCGCCATCGGCAGCGGCATCGTGCACACGACCTATGACGGCAAGCCGGTGCTCGTCTCCTTCGTGCCGGTCACGGGCCTGCCGTCGGTGGAATGGTATCTCGGCTTCACCATCGACAGCGGCATGGCCTTCTCGGCCATCGACCAGTTCCGCATCGCCGCGACGATCGCCACCGTGCTCGCCGTCATCGTCATGATGGGCTTCCTCGCCACTGTGCTGTCGCGCCTCGTCGTGCGTCCGGTCAAGGACATGACCGTCGCCATGGACAGGCTTGCCGCCGGTGACGTCGGCACCGAAATCCCCGGCGAGGAGCGACGCGACGAGATCGGCCGCATGGCCGCCGCCGTCGCCGTTTTCCGCGACAATGCCATCGAGCGCACGCGCCTCGAAAACGCCGCCGAGGAGGGCCGTGTGCTTTCCGAAAGCGAGCGCCGCGAGCGCGAGGCGATGAAGGCCCACGAAGCCGCTGAGATCCAGCACGCCGTCGAGGCGCTGGCCGATGGCCTCGGCCGCCTCGCCGAGGGCGACCTTGCCCACCGTATCGAAGAACCCTTCGCCGGCCACCTCGACCGCCTGCGCACGGACTTCAACCATTCGCTGACCAAGCTGCACACGGCGATGACGACCGTTGGCCAGAACGCCCGCGCCATCGATGCGGGCGCGACGGAAATCCGCTCGGCCGCCGACGATCTCGCCCGCCGCACCGAACAGCAGGCGGCTTCCGTCGAGGAAACCGCCGCCGCGCTGGAGGAGATCACCACCACCGTCAAGGACTCGACTCGCCGCGCCGAGGAAGTCGGCTCGCTCGTCTCGCGCACCCGCACCGGCGCCGAAAAGTCCGGCGAAGTGGTCCGCCGCGCGGTCAACGCCATGCAGGGCATCGAAAAGTCCTCGCACGAGATTTCCAACATCATCGGCGTCATCGACGATATCGCCTTCCAGACCAACCTTCTGGCGCTGAATGCCGGCGTCGAAGCCGCCCGCGCCGGCGAGGCCGGCAAGGGCTTTGCGGTCGTGGCGCAGGAAGTGCGCGAACTTGCGCAGCGTTCGGCCAACGCCGCCAAGGAGATCAAGGCGCTCATCACCACTTCCGGCGATCAGGTGCGCTCCGGCGTGACCCTCGTCGGCGAGACGGGTGCCGCCCTTGAGGCCATCGTGCGCGAGGTGCAGGAGATCAACGGCCATGTGAACGCCATCGTCACTGCCGCCCGCGAGCAGTCGACCGGCCTCCAGGAAATCAACACCGCCGTCAACACGATGGACCAGGGCACGCAGCAGAACGCCGCCATGGTCGAGGAACAGACCGCCGCCAGCCATGGCCTGGCCGCCGAGGCCGCAGCCCTCAACACGCTGCTGGCGCAGTTCAGGCTGGGGGCGGGAGCCGCCTCCCACGCTGCCCCGGCGCGCCGCGCGGCTTGAACATAGAAGCCCAGGAAAACGAAAGGCCCGGAGCGATCCGGGCCTTTTGCTATGCGGCCTTCTCCAGCACCGCCACCGCCTCTACATGCGCCGACCAGAGGAACTGGTCGATGGGCGTGACGAGGCGGATGCGGTAGCCGGCGGCGGTGAGGATGGAAAGGTCGCGGGCAAGGCTCACCGGGTTGCAGGAGACGGCGACGATGGTCTTCACGCCGGAGCGGGCGAGTTCCTTGCACTGGTCCTCCGCGCCGGCGCGGGGCGGGTCGAAGACCACGGCGTCATAGACCTTGAGTTCGGAGGTCATCAGCGGGCGGCGGAAGAGATCGCGCCGCTCCACCGTTACGGGCTTGAGCCCCTGCGTGTTGCGCGCGGCGTGGTCCAGCGCCTTGATCGCCTTCTCGTCGCCCTCCACCGCATGGACCTTGGCCCTGCGCGCGATGCGCAGCGCGAAGGTGCCGGAGCCGGCGAAGAGGTCGGCGACGCGCTTGGCCTTGCCGAGCGCGTCCAGCACCAGTTCGGCCATGGCCTCTTCCGCCGGTTTCGTCGCCTGCGTGAAACCGCCGGCCGGCGGGAAGACGCGCACGCCGGCAAAGTCGATCTCCGGCTTCACCGGCTCGATGAGGATTTCGCCGTCATTGGAGACGCGGGCGATGCCGCGCAGCGAAAGGATGCATTCGGTGACGGCCCGGCGCTCCCTGTCGCCGACCTTCTTCACGCCCTCGAAGGCGAGGTCGAGGCCGGTCGCGGTTTCCAGCACCGTCAGGCGGAAGGGCTCGCTCGACGTCGCGATGGCCGCGGCCACCCGGCGGATGTCCTCCAGCCGGGAGACGATGCCATCGCTGGCGATGGGACAGTGCTCGATGGAAACGATGTGGTGGCTGCCGGCCTGGTTGAAGCCGAGCAGCATGCCTTTTTCCGTCTTGCGCGCGGTAAACGCGACGCGGCGGCGCTCGCCCGGCCGGGCGATGACGAGCGGGGCCACGTCGGGCGTCAGGCCCTTGGATTTCAGCGCATTGACGACGAGGCCGCGCTTGAAGTCGTGGTAGAGGGCGTCGCTCGCATGTTGCAGCGTGCAGCCGCCGCAGGTGCCGTTCCTGCCGTCGGAGCCGAAATGCACGCAGGGCGGCTCCACCCGCTCGGGCGAGGCGACCGACATGGACATGACGGTGCCGTGGTTCTTCACCCGCGCGACGGCGACGGTCTCGCCCGGCAGCGTGAAGGGCACGTAGACCGGGCCGCCCGGCGCCTCGGCGATGCCGTCGCCGCCGCTGCCGAGCCGCGCGATGGTGAGGGTTTCCGTCGTCATGGCTTTCGCCCTCCAAGAAGAAATTCGTGATTGCCGTCGCCGCCGGTGATGGGCGAAGGCACGAGGCCGAGGCTTTGCCAGCCCATCTCCTCGACCAGCCAGCGTTCCAGTTCCGCCGCCACGGCGGGGGCGCTTTCCGGGTCCTTCAGAAGCCCCGCCTTGCTGATAGCCTCGCGCCCCGCCTCGAATTGCGGCTTGACGAGAAGGGCGCAGAAGGCGCCGGGTTCGGCCAGCGTCAACGCCGGCGGCAGGGCGAGCTTCAGCGAGATGAAGGAGACGTCGGAGACGACCGCGCCGATGGCCCGCCCGCCGAGATCGGTCCGGCTGAGCGCCCGCGCGTTCAGCCCTTCGAGATTGGTGACACGCGAATCGGCGCGAAGGCTTCGATGCATCTGGTCGTGCCCGACATCGACGGCAACGACATGCGCCGCGCCGCGCTCCAGCAGGACCTGCGTGAAGCCGCCGGTGGAGGCGCCGATATCGAGACAGTCGAGACCCTTGGGATCGAGCCCGAACCGATCGAGCGCCGCCGTCAGCTTCAGCGCCGCGCGCGACACATAGGCCTGTGCCGGATCGTCGATAGCGAGGGTGGCGGAGGCCGGAAAGCTGGCGCTCGGCTTGGTGACGACGCGGCCGTTCACCGTGACGGTGCCGCGCGTGATCGCATCGCGCGCCCGCGAGCGGCTGGCGACGAGGCCGGCATTCAGCAGGAGCTGGTCGAGGCGGATGGTTTCGCTGGTGTGGGACATGCGCCTCTCATGCCGCTTCGGCGGCAAAGAGGCAAGCCCCGGCAAGCGGATGAGGGTGCCTCAGCCCGCCGCGCCCACATCCGCGACGGCCTTCTGGCCGAGTGCCTGGAAGACGGTGGAGACGATGCCGGCGCGGTCGAGGCCGGCCTTGGCATACATGGCCTCGGGCTTGGCCTGTTCCATCCATGCGTCCGGCAGCACCATGGGGCGCACCTTGAGGCCCTGGTCGAGCAGGCCCTCCAATGCGAGGAACTGCAGCACATGGCTGCCGAAACCGCCGACGGCGCCCTCCTCGATGGTGATGAGGACTTCGTGGTTGCGGGCAAGCTGGCGGATGAGGTCGTGGTCGAGCGGCTTGGCGAAGCGCGCATCGGCGACCGTGGTGGAAAGGCCGGCGGCGTCGAGGTCTTCGGCGGCCAGCAGACAGTCGGCAAGGCGGGTGCCGAAGGAGAGGAGGGCGACCTTCGTGCCTTCCTTGACGACGCGGCCCTTGCCGATCTCGAGGATTTCGCCGCGGGCCGGCAGGTCCACGCCGACGCCTTCGCCGCGCGGGTAGCGGAAGGAGATCGGGCCGGCGTCATAGGCGGCGGCGGTGCGCACCATATGCTTCAGCTCCGCCTCGTCGGCGGCTGCCATCACCACGAAGCCGGGCAGGGTGGCGAGATAGGTCGTGTCGAAGGAGCCGGCATGGGTCGGTCCGTCGGCGCCGACGAAGCCGGCGCGGTCGATGGGGAAGCGCACCGGCAGGCCCTGGATGGCGACGTCGTGCACCACCTGGTCGTAGCCGCGCTGCAGGAAGGTGGAATAGAGCGCGCAGAACGGTTTGTAGCCCTCGGCGGCAAGGCCGGCGGCGAAGGTCACGGCATGCTGCTCGGCAATGCCGACATCGAAGGTGCGAGAGGGATAAGCGTTCGCGAGCTTGTCGAGGCCGGTGCCATTCGGCATGGCGGCGGTGACGCCGACGATCTTGTCGTCGAAGCCCGCTTCCTGCACCAGCGCATCGGCGAAGACGGAGGTATAGGCGGGCGCGTTCGGCTTGGCCTTGGCCTGCGCGCCGGTGATGACGTCGAACTTGTTCACGCCGTGATACTTGTCTGCGGCGGCCTCGGCCGGCGGGTAGCCCTTGCCCTTCTGGGTGACGACGTGGATCAGCACCGGGCCCTTGGAATTGTCGCGCACATTGCGCAGCACGGGCAGGAGATGCTCGAAGGAATGGCCGTCAATCGGGCCGATGTGGTAGAAGCCCATTTCCTCGAAGAGCGTGCCGCCGGTGACATAACCACGCGCATGCTCGACGGCGCGGGTGATGGCACGATCGACCTTCTTGCCGAGATAGGCCGTCAGCTTCTTGCCGAGTTCGCGGAAGCCCATATAGGTGCGGCCGGAGGCGAGGCGCGCCAGATAGGCGCTCATCGCGCCCGTCGGCGGGGCGATGGACATGTCGTTGTCGTTGAGGATGACGATGAGGCGCGCGTCGAGCGCGCCGGCATTGTTCAGCGCCTCATAGGCCATGCCGGCCGACATGGCGCCGTCACCGATCACGGCGATGACGTTGCGGTGTTCGCCCGAAAGGTCGGCGGCGACCGCCATGCCGAGGCCGGCGGAAATCGAGGTCGAGGAATGGGCGGCGCCGAAGGGGTCGTATTCGCTCTCGGCCCGGCGGGTGAAGCCGGAAAGGCCGTCTTCCTGGCGCAGCGTGCGAATGCGGTCGCGACGGCCGGTGAGGATCTTGTGCGGATAGCACTGGTGGCCGACGTCGAAGATCAGCCGGTCCTTCGGCGTGTCGAAGACCTTGTGGATGGCGATGGTCAGCTCCACCACGCCGAGGCCTGCGCCCAGATGCCCGCCGGTGCGCGAGACGGCGTCGACCATTTCCGTGCGCAGCTCCGCCGCCAGTTGCGGCAGGTCACGGTCTTCGACGGTCTTCAGGTCCGCCGGGATGCGGACCTTGTCGAGCAGGGGCGTGGCTGGCGTTTGTGTCACTCTCATGCCTCGTTGTCGGGCCCGAAGATGGCAGCTCCTCGCGGAGGCGCGCCCGGGCGTTCGGTACATGTACCGCGCTAGCCTGTCACATGCAGAATGCGGCGCGCGATTTCAACCGTTTCGGCAAGTCTAGAGCGTATTTCGCCGGATTGATACCTTACAAACCGACGCATGCACCGAGTCTTGTTGGGCAAATGGGGCATTTTGCGGACGCCCGGCCTTACCGGACGGGCAAGGGAAAGGTGCCCTCTACTTTTTCTTCTTCGCCCGCGCGGTCTGGTTGAGCGCGACCGCGGCGCGGATCAAAGCCTTGAACGCGTCTTCCTGGATGGTTTCGCCCTCGCGGAAGTCGATGGCGCGGCGCGTGTTGCCCTCGAGGCTGGAGTTGAAGAGCCCGGCCGGGTCCTCCAGCGCGGCGCCCTTGGCGAAGGTCAACTTCACCACGGCCTTGTAGGTCTCGCCGGTGCACAGGATGCCGTCATGTTCCCAGACGGGAACGCCTCGCCATTTCCATTCCTCGACGACCTCGGGATCGGTTTCCCGGATCAGGGCGCGCAGGCGCGCCAGCATCTCGCCGCGCCAGTCGGCAAGCTCCGCGATACGTCCGTCGATCAGTTCGGAAGGGGATTGCGCGTCGGTCATGATGCTGCCTTTCGCCGGTTACATGCGTTCGCCGGGAAGGCGGCTTGCCTGCCGGATCCACCCGGCCAGCAGCCCTTCATCCAGCGCCTCGCCTTCGTGGATGTGGAAATAGCGCGTTTCCGCCGTTTTGGATGCGACCGGCGGAACCGGGTCGAGCGACGTGCCGCGGAAGAAGGTCAGCTTTATGTATTTCGCAAAGCAATGGTAGCTGAGGAACCAGCCGTCGCCCTCGATGCCGTAGAGGGGCGAATTCCATTTCACCGCCTTGTGGACATCGGGCACGATTTCTTCGACCAGCGCATCCAGCCGCCGTCCGATATCGCTCTTCCAGCCCGGCATCGCGGCGATATAGGCTTGGATCGGCCCGTCGCCGTAACCCTTGGCGATCTGCGGATTGCCGCCCGAAAGCAGGACGGGCTTATCGGTCTTCTCGCCAGCCATCGCGCCCTCCTAGCCGTGCCGCCACCGCGCGGCATAGGGCAGCGCGAAGAGATAGAGCCCGCTTGCCAGAAGCAGGATGAGCGGGAAGAGGGCGAGAAGGCCGACCCAGAGGGGCGGCTGCCCCTGCGTCATCGCCGCGATGTTGATGAGCACGGCGAGCGTGAAGAGGATCGAAAGCCAGCGGTGAACCTGACGGATTTTCAGGGTCCAGTTCATTGCGCGCCTCCCTGTTCCAGCCCTGCCAGGACCCGTTCGAGATTGGTGAAGTGCTGCTCCCAGCCGTAGCGCGCGCCGCCGAAGGCCTGCTTCTGCTCCGGCCGGAAGCCGGTCTGCTCCATGCGCAGCAGCGTGCCGGAACCTGTCGGCGTCAGCGTGAAGCTCACCACGCTTCTCAGATCGAAAGCTGGGTCAGCATGCGCGTGATTCCAGGTGTAGGTGAGGCTTTTTCCGGGCTCCACCGTCAGCACGTCGCATTCGACGCTGCCCCAGTCTCCGCTGAGCGTGAACTTGTGACCGACGACCGGCGCAAAATCGTTGCGCATCAGCCATTCGGCGATGAGGTGCGGCTGCGTCAGCGCGCGCCAGAGCTTTTCCGGCGGATGCGCGATCTCGCGCTCGACGACGACAGAGCGTATCTCCGTGTTCATTGGTCCATTCTCCTGAGCAAATTTTCCAGATCGTCGAACCGCGCCTCCCAGAACCGGGTCATCTGGCTGGTCCAGTCGACCAGCGGCGCAAGCGCGCCGAGCTGCGCGCTGTAATGGGTCTGCCGCCCCTCGTGGCGGTCGCGCACGAGGCCGGCCTGCTTGAGAAGGCCGAGATGCTTGGAGACGACCGGCTGCGAAACCCCGGCCTGCGCCGTCAGCGCCCCCACGGTTTTTTCGCCCTCGCGGCACAGCCGCTCGAAAAGCGCTCGCCGCGTGGGGTCGGCCAATGTGCGGAAGAGGATGTCGTGCGGTTCGGTCAAAATCCATACCTCGATGGCTATGGATTTTTATATAGCTCGATAGCTATGGATTGGTCAATAACAAAACTTCTTATGCGACATCCCCGACCTCGAATCCGGGATCTAGAGTCTCTGCAGAGGAGGTGTGTGCTCGGGCCAAGC
Coding sequences within:
- a CDS encoding DUF1801 domain-containing protein; its protein translation is MTDAQSPSELIDGRIAELADWRGEMLARLRALIRETDPEVVEEWKWRGVPVWEHDGILCTGETYKAVVKLTFAKGAALEDPAGLFNSSLEGNTRRAIDFREGETIQEDAFKALIRAAVALNQTARAKKKK
- a CDS encoding acyl-CoA dehydrogenase — encoded protein: MYKAPVEEIAFTLKHVAGLTPALEGGHLGDLTDDLVDAILSEAGRFATEEVAPLAEIGDRQGARLADGAVKMPDGWPALYKAWAEGGWNSLTASPDFGGQGLPHMLHVAALEMWNGGSMAFAIGPTLTIGAVEALAAHGSDHLRRTYLPKMISGEWMGSMNLTEPHAGSDLGVMKTRAERRADGTYRLFGQKIFITYGEHDFTDNIVHLVLARLPDAPAGTRGISLFLVPKFLVDEDGSLGARNDAYCHSIEHKLGIHGSPTCTMIYGDGRFGDEPGAIGWLIGEENRGLACMFTMMNNARLAVGMQGVAIADAATQKAIAYAKERTQGKAPGWQGSGMSPIIEHPDVARMLLTMKVLTQGARAITYACAHAVDMAHGDEAQHWAERASLLTPIAKSFATDAGVDVASLGVQVHGGMGFIEETGAARLYRDARIAPIYEGTNGIQAIDLVTRKLPLSDGSHVRGFIAELHAIAAKASAANAPQLGETGARLEAAIADLEAATEWLLATLAEGRQAEALAGATPYQRLFGLVLTGAYLAKGALADGGDGRNAERAALCRFAAENVIGETAALKDRVMSGAASLEAARVVLE
- a CDS encoding crotonase/enoyl-CoA hydratase family protein gives rise to the protein MTDHILIERPESAPGVQVIRLNRAEKKNAITRAMYQAMTDALRPGDADDGVRATVFLGSAGCFSAGNDLNDFMAFAMSGTMGREVIDFLHALAAHGKPLVSGVDGLAIGIGTTIHLHCDLTYASIRTEFRTPFVDLALVPEAASSLLAPRLMGHQRAFALLAAGEGFSAATAKDAGLVYAVVEPAAVENEALAAARRLAAKPPKALAIARSLIRGDRAEVAARIDEEADHFAAQLKSPEARAAFEAFMARGKG
- a CDS encoding methyl-accepting chemotaxis protein; translation: MTRILVVASLVVIAAFTGFSLYIDSLQRSVLTKSVEESIDSSGKQAAQSIANWLNGRVALTEMAANAAAKSTDPAGTEAVLDNEVLSSQFISTYVGDEAGVFTQWPKSDMPEGYDPRQRPWYQDAVKANGGVLTEPYVDASTSDLVITAAVPVKRDGKLVGVAGSDFSLKSLVDMVNSVDLGGAGFAFLVSKDGQILVHKNQALVTKTLADAFPEATPAIGSGIVHTTYDGKPVLVSFVPVTGLPSVEWYLGFTIDSGMAFSAIDQFRIAATIATVLAVIVMMGFLATVLSRLVVRPVKDMTVAMDRLAAGDVGTEIPGEERRDEIGRMAAAVAVFRDNAIERTRLENAAEEGRVLSESERREREAMKAHEAAEIQHAVEALADGLGRLAEGDLAHRIEEPFAGHLDRLRTDFNHSLTKLHTAMTTVGQNARAIDAGATEIRSAADDLARRTEQQAASVEETAAALEEITTTVKDSTRRAEEVGSLVSRTRTGAEKSGEVVRRAVNAMQGIEKSSHEISNIIGVIDDIAFQTNLLALNAGVEAARAGEAGKGFAVVAQEVRELAQRSANAAKEIKALITTSGDQVRSGVTLVGETGAALEAIVREVQEINGHVNAIVTAAREQSTGLQEINTAVNTMDQGTQQNAAMVEEQTAASHGLAAEAAALNTLLAQFRLGAGAASHAAPARRAA
- the dxs gene encoding 1-deoxy-D-xylulose-5-phosphate synthase, with translation MTQTPATPLLDKVRIPADLKTVEDRDLPQLAAELRTEMVDAVSRTGGHLGAGLGVVELTIAIHKVFDTPKDRLIFDVGHQCYPHKILTGRRDRIRTLRQEDGLSGFTRRAESEYDPFGAAHSSTSISAGLGMAVAADLSGEHRNVIAVIGDGAMSAGMAYEALNNAGALDARLIVILNDNDMSIAPPTGAMSAYLARLASGRTYMGFRELGKKLTAYLGKKVDRAITRAVEHARGYVTGGTLFEEMGFYHIGPIDGHSFEHLLPVLRNVRDNSKGPVLIHVVTQKGKGYPPAEAAADKYHGVNKFDVITGAQAKAKPNAPAYTSVFADALVQEAGFDDKIVGVTAAMPNGTGLDKLANAYPSRTFDVGIAEQHAVTFAAGLAAEGYKPFCALYSTFLQRGYDQVVHDVAIQGLPVRFPIDRAGFVGADGPTHAGSFDTTYLATLPGFVVMAAADEAELKHMVRTAAAYDAGPISFRYPRGEGVGVDLPARGEILEIGKGRVVKEGTKVALLSFGTRLADCLLAAEDLDAAGLSTTVADARFAKPLDHDLIRQLARNHEVLITIEEGAVGGFGSHVLQFLALEGLLDQGLKVRPMVLPDAWMEQAKPEAMYAKAGLDRAGIVSTVFQALGQKAVADVGAAG
- a CDS encoding class I SAM-dependent RNA methyltransferase, with translation MTTETLTIARLGSGGDGIAEAPGGPVYVPFTLPGETVAVARVKNHGTVMSMSVASPERVEPPCVHFGSDGRNGTCGGCTLQHASDALYHDFKRGLVVNALKSKGLTPDVAPLVIARPGERRRVAFTARKTEKGMLLGFNQAGSHHIVSIEHCPIASDGIVSRLEDIRRVAAAIATSSEPFRLTVLETATGLDLAFEGVKKVGDRERRAVTECILSLRGIARVSNDGEILIEPVKPEIDFAGVRVFPPAGGFTQATKPAEEAMAELVLDALGKAKRVADLFAGSGTFALRIARRAKVHAVEGDEKAIKALDHAARNTQGLKPVTVERRDLFRRPLMTSELKVYDAVVFDPPRAGAEDQCKELARSGVKTIVAVSCNPVSLARDLSILTAAGYRIRLVTPIDQFLWSAHVEAVAVLEKAA
- a CDS encoding BA14K family protein, which gives rise to MRLTSKCLVVAISALFAATPVVPAGAMPLPVVKVQPADDGASVVQRVADRRYWRKWRNSGGQNWNRHDRSGYGPRHDRSGYGPRHNRYDRGRYYRHGPRYGYYRHRHHSDAWVPFAMMGMGAMIGSAVANDRGYYRGGSSHVRWCANRYRSYRAYDNTFQPYHGPRRQCISPYR
- a CDS encoding TlyA family RNA methyltransferase, encoding MSHTSETIRLDQLLLNAGLVASRSRARDAITRGTVTVNGRVVTKPSASFPASATLAIDDPAQAYVSRAALKLTAALDRFGLDPKGLDCLDIGASTGGFTQVLLERGAAHVVAVDVGHDQMHRSLRADSRVTNLEGLNARALSRTDLGGRAIGAVVSDVSFISLKLALPPALTLAEPGAFCALLVKPQFEAGREAISKAGLLKDPESAPAVAAELERWLVEEMGWQSLGLVPSPITGGDGNHEFLLGGRKP
- a CDS encoding DUF1801 domain-containing protein: MAGEKTDKPVLLSGGNPQIAKGYGDGPIQAYIAAMPGWKSDIGRRLDALVEEIVPDVHKAVKWNSPLYGIEGDGWFLSYHCFAKYIKLTFFRGTSLDPVPPVASKTAETRYFHIHEGEALDEGLLAGWIRQASRLPGERM